Proteins found in one Streptomyces sp. CB09001 genomic segment:
- the fusA gene encoding elongation factor G, which produces MATTSLDLAKVRNIGIMAHIDAGKTTTTERILFYTGVSYKIGEVHDGAATMDWMEQEQERGITITSAATTCHWPLEDNDYTINIIDTPGHVDFTVEVERSLRVLDGAVTVFDGVAGVEPQSETVWRQADRYGVPRICFVNKLDRTGAEFHRCVDMISDRLGAQPLVMQLPIGAEADFQGVVDLVRMKALVWSADAAKGEMYDVVDIPATHTEAAEEWRGKLVEAVAENDEEVMELFLEGQEPTEEQLYAAIRRITIASGKSEDTTVTPVFCGTAFKNKGVQPLLDAVVRYLPTPLDVEAIEGHDVKDPEVVVKRKPSEDEPLAALAFKIMSDPHLGKLTFVRVYSGRLVSGTAVLNSVKGRKERIGKIYRMHANKREEIESVGAGDIVAVMGLKQTTTGETLSDDKNPVILESMDFPAPVIQVAIEPKSKGDQEKLGVAIQRLAEEDPSFQVHTNEETGQTIIGGMGELHLEVLVDRMRREFKVEANVGKPQVAYRETIRKTVERVDYTHKKQTGGTGQFAKVQIAIEPIESGDASYEFVNKVTGGRIPKEYIPSVDAGAQEAMQFGILAGYEMTGVRVTLIDGGYHEVDSSELAFKIAGSQAFKEAARKASPVLLEPMMAVEVTTPEDYMGDVIGDINSRRGQIQAMEERMGARVVKGLVPLSEMFGYVGDLRSKTSGRASYSMQFDSYAEVPRNVAEEIIAKAKGE; this is translated from the coding sequence ATGGCTACCACTTCACTTGACCTGGCCAAGGTCCGCAACATCGGGATCATGGCCCACATCGACGCGGGCAAGACGACCACCACCGAGCGGATCCTGTTCTACACCGGCGTCTCGTACAAGATCGGTGAGGTCCACGACGGCGCCGCCACGATGGACTGGATGGAGCAGGAGCAGGAGCGTGGCATCACGATCACGTCTGCTGCGACCACCTGTCACTGGCCGCTCGAGGACAACGACTACACGATCAACATCATCGACACCCCGGGGCACGTCGACTTCACCGTCGAGGTGGAGCGTTCCCTGCGTGTGCTCGACGGTGCCGTGACCGTGTTCGACGGTGTCGCCGGTGTCGAGCCGCAGTCCGAGACGGTGTGGCGTCAGGCCGACCGTTACGGCGTGCCCCGCATCTGCTTCGTCAACAAGCTGGACCGCACCGGCGCCGAGTTCCACCGCTGCGTGGACATGATCTCGGACCGCCTGGGCGCCCAGCCGCTGGTCATGCAGCTCCCGATCGGTGCCGAGGCCGACTTCCAGGGCGTCGTGGACCTGGTCCGCATGAAGGCGCTCGTGTGGTCCGCCGACGCGGCCAAGGGCGAGATGTACGACGTCGTCGACATCCCGGCCACGCACACCGAGGCCGCCGAGGAGTGGCGCGGCAAGCTGGTCGAGGCCGTCGCGGAGAACGACGAAGAGGTCATGGAGCTGTTCCTGGAGGGCCAGGAGCCCACCGAGGAGCAGCTGTACGCGGCGATCCGTCGCATCACCATCGCCTCCGGCAAGTCCGAGGACACCACGGTCACCCCGGTGTTCTGCGGCACCGCGTTCAAGAACAAGGGCGTCCAGCCCCTGCTCGACGCGGTCGTGCGCTACCTGCCGACCCCGCTCGACGTCGAGGCCATCGAGGGCCACGACGTCAAGGACCCCGAGGTCGTCGTCAAGCGCAAGCCGTCGGAGGACGAGCCGCTCGCCGCGCTCGCCTTCAAGATCATGAGCGACCCGCACCTCGGCAAGCTCACCTTCGTCCGGGTGTACTCCGGCCGCCTGGTGTCCGGCACCGCGGTGCTGAACTCCGTCAAGGGCCGCAAGGAGCGCATCGGCAAGATCTACCGCATGCACGCCAACAAGCGTGAGGAGATCGAGTCGGTGGGCGCCGGTGACATCGTCGCCGTCATGGGCCTGAAGCAGACCACCACCGGTGAGACGCTGTCCGACGACAAGAACCCGGTCATCCTGGAGTCCATGGACTTCCCGGCGCCGGTCATCCAGGTCGCCATCGAGCCCAAGTCGAAGGGCGACCAGGAGAAGCTCGGCGTCGCGATCCAGCGCCTGGCCGAGGAGGACCCCTCCTTCCAGGTCCACACCAACGAGGAGACCGGCCAGACCATCATCGGTGGTATGGGCGAGCTGCACCTCGAGGTGCTGGTCGACCGCATGCGCCGTGAGTTCAAGGTCGAGGCCAACGTCGGCAAGCCCCAGGTCGCCTACCGTGAGACGATCCGCAAGACCGTCGAGCGCGTGGACTACACCCACAAGAAGCAGACCGGTGGTACCGGTCAGTTCGCCAAGGTGCAGATCGCGATCGAGCCGATCGAGAGCGGCGACGCCTCGTACGAGTTCGTGAACAAGGTGACCGGTGGCCGCATCCCGAAGGAGTACATCCCTTCGGTCGACGCCGGTGCGCAGGAGGCCATGCAGTTCGGCATCCTGGCCGGCTACGAGATGACGGGCGTCCGCGTCACGCTCATCGACGGTGGCTACCACGAGGTCGACTCCTCCGAGCTCGCCTTCAAGATCGCCGGTTCGCAGGCCTTCAAGGAGGCCGCGCGCAAGGCTTCGCCCGTGCTCCTCGAGCCGATGATGGCCGTCGAGGTCACCACGCCCGAGGACTACATGGGCGACGTCATCGGTGACATCAACTCCCGCCGTGGCCAGATCCAGGCCATGGAGGAGCGGATGGGTGCCCGCGTCGTGAAGGGCCTCGTGCCGCTGTCGGAGATGTTCGGCTACGTCGGGGACCTCCGCAGCAAGACGTCGGGTCGCGCAAGCTACTCGATGCAGTTCGACTCCTACGCCGAGGTTCCCCGGAACGTCGCCGAGGAGATCATCGCGAAGGCCAAGGGCGAGTAA